CGATATGTTGTTAGAGCAAGGTACGATGAATATGATGCATACAGATCATCCAGTGACTGTACATGAAGCAAAGACAGGACTGGAGGCAGAGCTGCTGCACGTGCTGTCACATATTGCGAAGCAGGGAGTTCCTTTGACGGCCAAAGGAACCATACATAAGCGATCATTGCAAAAATTGATCGAACTGACTCCCTTCCGTTCAGAGGATCTGGAGGGACTTGGACTGCAGTACGCGCACACCGATCAGTATCCGGTGCAAACGGCGGTAATGATGGATTTGCTGCTGAGCCTGGGGCTGCTGGTCAAGGAAGCGGTATCCTTTCGCATTCAGGAAACGGAACTGGCAGCTTGGATTCATTTGTCTGCTTGGCAAATGCGCAAGCATATCTTTATCACACTCATGGAAAGATACGGCAAGGCCGAAGCGTCTATGCAGCATTTTCGATACATGCTGTGCGCTGCCTCCCAGTATGCAGGAGCTGAGGGCTGGCTGCCTGTCAAGTCATTGCTGCAATGGATGCTTCAGGTGGGCCTGATCTCACAGGAGAGCCTGAGCAGAACGGGCTCCCAAACTAGTGCCCCTTTGGAATTTGCTGCTGCATCCGGAAGTTCTGAAGCCTTTGAGGAGGGTACGGCTATTGAATTTAACTTTAGCGAACATGACATGGATGAGATTAAAGGCTGGCTGAAAGCCTTGACCGCTTTTGGAATGGGCGATTGGGGACTAAGCGCATTGGGCGAATTGTGCTTTCGCTGGAATGTATCCCCGCTGGATATGCTTCGGCTATATCAGGATGAGGTAGGGCATCAAGAGCAGGGGACCTTTTACATGCAGCCAGATTTTGAAATATTGGTACCGCCGGATGTAGCTTATGATGTTCGCTGGCAGCTGGAATGCTGCTGTGAACGTGTGACAGGAGATCGGATGGCAGTATACCGTCTCACGAGAGAAAGTGTTGCAGAAGCAATTGAACTGGGTATGGAGGCGCAAGCGATTTTTGCCCTTCTGGATAAGCATAGCCAGACAGGTGTACCTGATCATGTGCGTGTGGCTGTGGAGCAGTGGGCTGACAGTGTCGGACGAACAGCATTTGCATCGGTAACACTCCTGCGCTGTGGTACACATGACGATGCAGACACTGTTGCACGCCATCCCGGGCTGGAAGGGCTGCTTGAACGGATCGGCGAACGGGATTTTATTATTCCGGCCCGCTCGGCTGCCAAAATCCGCAAGACGCTTGCTGCAATTGGATTGAGTCCGCGCCGGGAGCTGGAAGGTACGGACGAGCCCATTCACCGTTATCCATTGGCAGCGGTAACAGATCACATAAGCTCAGACAGTCCTGACAGTGAAATTTGCCCGTATGACATAACGATAAACGATGGCACAGCCGAGTTCACATTTTCCCAGGAGGGGAGAGCAGGTCTGGTTTATACCGGACGAACACTGCACTTTTATGAGCGGGAGCATACGCTGCCTGATCCGCTCGACTATTTTCCAGAAAGCTCCGCAGTGCCCTCCTCATGGACAAAAGAATGGAGAAGCTATCATGTGTCCACTGCCCGGCAGTTGATCGAACAAGCGATTCACTGGCAGACGGCGGTGGGATTGCGAATCGGCAGGGCAGAGGTTAAATGGATACCGGAATCGGTGATTCCCGGCGAACCGTGGAGTGTCATAGGCTGGTATGCCTCTGAAGAAGGTGCTGAAGCACCAGTTCGCGCGACCCTGCAGCCAGGTGAATGGTCAGATATGCGGCTGCTGGTTCCTTTTACATCGTAGAGCCGGGAAGTGCATGAAACTCCTTCTTCTCAAAAGGAGGATGTGGTATGATGAATGAGTCTACTTTACTAGGTAGAACTTTATACAAAGTGAGATGAACATTCATGAGCGTAGCCGAATTGAATACGGTCAATATGGCAGAAGTGCTTATTAACGCCTATGAATTGGGCGATATGGTCAACCGATCCTTCGAGGTATCGGATTATTTATATTGGAAGCAGCGTGTGGAACAGAACCCGTCTATTCAGGCGTGTGTGCGCAAGCTGGATGCCAAGAAGGAGTTATTCGCGGAAACGGAGCGTTTTGGACATTTTCACCCGAACTATCATGAAGCGAAGGACGCAGTGAAGGTCGTTGAGCTGGAACTGGAACAATTCCAGGAAGTTGTGGAGTTCAAACGGGCGGAAAAGGCGTTGGATGATATGCTTCATGCGATGTCCGAAACGATTGCATTTTCCGTGTCTGACACGATAAAGGTCCCAAGCAATGATCCGAATGTGAAAAAGGGTGGATGCGGTAGCGGAGGCAAGTGCTCCTGCGGATAAACCATAGGGAGGATAGCGACGGAGGGGAGATGAAGCGAATGTTTGCCGAGCGGACAGGGTACATCATATGGGTAAGCGATATCAAAGCTGCCCGCAATTTGGAGAAATACGGGAATGTCCACTACATTTCAAGGCGCATGCATTATGTAGTCATTTATATGAATGCGGATCGGGCAGAGGATACCGTCAAAAATATTCGCAGGCTTTCCTATGTGCGCAAGGTCGAACGCTCTTTCCGAAATGAGATTAGGACGGAGTATAACGACGAAAAGGAAAAGATGAAGGAATATGAAATATAATCTTCGAATGTTATAAGTTGTAAATTAATAAAAAAGTCGGCCTACGGGCTGGCTTTTTTTTATAAAGTCAGGACTTTTGCATAATATGTCTTAATGCTGTTAGACCTAAAAAATCTTTAAAACCAGTCATAAACTTCAATTTTGTAACTTGTAGTCCCGGGTCTGTTGAGGTAACATATGAATATATTGGTAGATATAAAGACCTATATGGTGGGGAGAGTGATCCCGTGCGTGACAAGGCAATGCAGCGATGGAGTACATACGAACCGTTCTACGTAGAGATGGGTGATAAAAAAGTCGCTGATATCGTGATTACAAATCATGCAAAAACACGTTACTTAGATCGGGTAGAGCAGAAACAGTCCGAGACGAATCATATCGCCGCCTGGCTTTGGGAATGTCTGAAGCAAAATAGGATGGAGTCCTACTATCATAACGAAGAGGATGTATATTTAATTGATGGTGATCTGGTTGTCGTGGCTGAATTTGGTGAGTTGCCAGGCGAGATGGATATTGCGGGGAATCCGCTCCACAAGATGATTGTCATTACCTTTTTGGGCCGGATGTCAGAGACGATTGAACTCAGGGACTTGAAGTCCTACTATTCATGGTTACGCCATTCGCGGCGTATGACACTAATGAAAAGCGCTCGCAAGCAAAAATAGTCAAATAAACATAGTCGGTAATGAATCAGACGGTTCTGATGAAAAAGTTTTCAAGCTCATCGCAGCGCTGTCAGGTATGTATAAGTATGCAGGTATCAGTTGCATACTTTTTTTATTTTGTATGGATTGTACAAAACTAAAACCGCCCATTTCGGTGAGTTTTCTTGGTAATTCGTGAACAGATGTTTTTCTTATGTTAAAATAGGGGGACTAGAGAGGGGAAAGGGCGGTCAGTATGAACTTTCATCAGCTGCACATCTTTTATACGGTCGCGGAGCGGGGGAGCTTCTCGGCGGCGGCGCAAGCGCTGCATATGACGCAACCTGCCGTGACTATGCAAATTCAGACATTGGAAGATTATTTTGGTACAAAGCTGTTGCACCGATCGACTAAAAAAATCGAGCTTTCGGAGGCGGGAGCGACATTACTGCCTTTTGCCAAAAAAAGCATGGAGCTCATCCGGGAAGCAGACGAGGCGATGTCTGCTTTTACCCACATGCTGGAGGGAAGATTGCATATTGGCGCCAGCCTTACGATTGGTGAATATATTGTGCCAAGAATGTTGGGGCCGTTTGGTCAGGAGTACCCTCATATACACATGGCAATGAATGTGATGAATACGACTCAAATTATGGATGATATACTAAAGCATCAGTTGAATTTAGGACTAATCGAGGCTCCGGTCCAGCATCCGGATATTGTGGTGGAGACTGTGATGCAGGACGAGCTGAAACTAATTGTTCCTTCGGGACATGTACTGGCCAAGGCTAAAAAAGTAGTGCTGGAGGATGTGTTTAAGCATCCTTTTATAGCGAGAGAAAAAGGATCTGGTACACGTCAGGTCATAGAGGACGGACTGAAAAATCGTGGTGTAGATGCCTCCCGACTTTCTATCGTTATGGAGATGGGCAGCACTGGAGCGGTCAAATCAGCGGTAGAAGCTGGACTCGGGATTACAATGCTGTCGCCTTCTTCCGTGAAGCATGAGGTTGCGCTCGGATTGTTGAAAATCGTTAATATTTCAGATATCACCTTCAAACGAGAGTTTTACGCCATTCATCTGAAGTCGGCGTTGCTGCCGATTCCGGTCGTGACCTTCCTGTCTTACTTGCGTCGTCACGATCAGGGAGGGGACGTGTTTGGCGACCCGGTGGATGGGCCGGCAGGGATGAAAGAAGAGGAGAATGTGCAATGAAGGAGCAGACCCATTTGAAACGATATGATTTGCATACACATACTCAAGCATCTGACGGTATGCAGCCACCTGCGGATAATGTGCGCTGGGCTAAGGAAAAGGGTCTGGTGGGTGTGGCCATTACAGACCATGATACGGTGGCTGGGCTGGAGGAAGCTCTTGAGGAGGGGCGGCGTACAGGAATTACCGTGATACCGGGTGTAGAAATCAGTACACGGACTAGCGGCAAGGATATTCATATACTCGGTTATTATATGGATTACCATAATAAAGAGTTTTTGAAGCGATTGGAAAAGCTGCGGCAGGCGCGGGATACCCGCAATGATTTGATTTTGAGTCGATTGCGGAGCCTGGGCGTGGACATCACCCTGGAAGAGGTGGTGGCTACGATGGGCAGACCGCTCGCACCGGATGAAAGCATTGGACGTCCACATATGGCGGATACGCTGGTTCAAAAAGGATATGCGAAGGACATGCGGGATGCGTTCGACCGTTATTTGGCAGAGGGGGCGCCCGGCTACGTGTCTGTACCCCGTGTAGAGCCTGCGGAGGCTATAAGCTGGATTCGTGAAGCAGGAGGAGTGCCTGTGGTCGCCCACCCCGGGTTGTACGGGGATGATGGGCTGGTTCGCTCCATTATAGAGCAAGCGAAGCCTGCGGGGCTGGAGGTGCGACATTCGGACCATGATGCTGCGACCGAGAAACGATATGCAGCAATGGCGGCGCACTATGGGCTTATCGCGACTGGCGGATCGGATTTTCACGGTGCACGCCAAGGTGTTATTTTCCACGGTGATCTGGGCAGCCGCAGTGTGAATGATCAGGTTGTCGAGGACTTGAGGAAGGCAGCCGCTGAACAGAAGTAAAGGAAAAGCCCCTGCCTTATGGATGGGAACACACACATGAAGTGTACCCGACATAAGACAAGGGGCTTTCGTATTATCAGATTAGCCGGTAATTGCTGGATAGTCTATTTTTTGGCTGTTTTACGATGGCGGTAGCCTGGAGAACGCTAGTTGTTTTTGATACGATTGGGCAGCGATTTGACCAGCTCTTCATCTGGGGTGATAAAGAGCGTGCGCTGATGGTCATAGATGACAAAGCCCGGTTTGGCTCCGCTGGGCTTGCGCACATGTCGAATCAGGGTGGCGTCTACAGGCACGCTGCTGGATTGTTTGGCCTGGCTAAAGTAGGCGGCGAGCTGAGCTGCCTCCTCCAATGTGGCATCCCCGAATTGCTCAGCACGAATAACAACGTGTGAACCTGGAATATCCTTTGTATGCAGCCAGGTGTCATTCGGTCCGGCCAGTCGGTTGGTGACATATTCATTCTGCAGGTTGTTTTTGCCGACCAGCAGCTCAATGCCCTCGGATGACGTATACACGTGCAAGGTGGGACGGTCGTTTTTCTTCTTTTTCTTCCCTTTTTTGACCCGATCTCTAAGATAGCCCTGTTGTACCAGTTCTTCACGTATTTCCTCAATGTCGTTCATGGAGGCATGGGCTAACTGCTGAAGCAGATTGTCCATATATCTGATTTCTTCGTTTGTCTTCTCCAATTGTTCGTCTATGACAGCCAGACTATTTTTATATTTGTTGTATTTTTTAAAATACCGCTGTGCATTATCCGATGGGCCCAGTAACGGGTCCAGCGGGATCGTTAGCTGACGCTGTTCCTCATCATAAAAATTGGTAAGCGTCACTTCTTTGTCGCCCTTTTTTACTTCATGCAGCGAAGCGAACAGCAGCTCGCCGTAAATGCGAAATTGATCGGCATCTTCCGCCTCGGCCAAATCCTGATGGAGATAGTCGAGTTTTTTCACATTTTTGCTCCGCTCATTTTGCAGAAAACGCAGCAGGTCGCTAACCTTTTGCTTGACCGTGTCCCTTTCTGCTTTTTCACCGAAAAAATCCTCCATGCATTTACTTATCGTAGCGTATTCCTTGCGCTCTCCCTGAATCAATGTAAGAGGAATGACTGAAAATATTGCCTTTTCCTGTGCGTTCAAGCCGGATACTGGCTGAAAACGATGATTCAGCACATCATCCATCATGTGACTGAATGTACTCCATAGCTGATGATGATCGTCGTCAGTTGCTTTGTTGGATACTCGGGCCAGTATTTCCTCGGCGATGAGGGGACTGAGTCCGGTAAAAGTATTTACGATCCAGCGTTTGGGTGCTTCTCCCGCCTCCATAGCTGTTTGATATGAGGAGACGAATGTTGCTTCTTCCGTTTCCAGCGGATTCAGCTTATTTTGTTCAGGAGGCTCCGTGTATTGAAAGCCGGGCATAATGACCCGATAGCTGCTAATCGATGGTGTGACATGATGGATGCCGTCCAATATAACGCCTGTTTCCGGGTCGAGCAAAATAATGTTG
This DNA window, taken from Paenibacillus kribbensis, encodes the following:
- a CDS encoding helicase-associated domain-containing protein; this encodes MGVTNTKGDWKELTSDELLVLTRCFIRYAGQPMKEEEPLQLSRGVLSGAETKLALHGLRARGWMEAVTKSWGERILYIPLHRLPDLYDMLLEQGTMNMMHTDHPVTVHEAKTGLEAELLHVLSHIAKQGVPLTAKGTIHKRSLQKLIELTPFRSEDLEGLGLQYAHTDQYPVQTAVMMDLLLSLGLLVKEAVSFRIQETELAAWIHLSAWQMRKHIFITLMERYGKAEASMQHFRYMLCAASQYAGAEGWLPVKSLLQWMLQVGLISQESLSRTGSQTSAPLEFAAASGSSEAFEEGTAIEFNFSEHDMDEIKGWLKALTAFGMGDWGLSALGELCFRWNVSPLDMLRLYQDEVGHQEQGTFYMQPDFEILVPPDVAYDVRWQLECCCERVTGDRMAVYRLTRESVAEAIELGMEAQAIFALLDKHSQTGVPDHVRVAVEQWADSVGRTAFASVTLLRCGTHDDADTVARHPGLEGLLERIGERDFIIPARSAAKIRKTLAAIGLSPRRELEGTDEPIHRYPLAAVTDHISSDSPDSEICPYDITINDGTAEFTFSQEGRAGLVYTGRTLHFYEREHTLPDPLDYFPESSAVPSSWTKEWRSYHVSTARQLIEQAIHWQTAVGLRIGRAEVKWIPESVIPGEPWSVIGWYASEEGAEAPVRATLQPGEWSDMRLLVPFTS
- a CDS encoding YlbF family regulator; the protein is MSVAELNTVNMAEVLINAYELGDMVNRSFEVSDYLYWKQRVEQNPSIQACVRKLDAKKELFAETERFGHFHPNYHEAKDAVKVVELELEQFQEVVEFKRAEKALDDMLHAMSETIAFSVSDTIKVPSNDPNVKKGGCGSGGKCSCG
- a CDS encoding YlbG family protein, with amino-acid sequence MFAERTGYIIWVSDIKAARNLEKYGNVHYISRRMHYVVIYMNADRAEDTVKNIRRLSYVRKVERSFRNEIRTEYNDEKEKMKEYEI
- a CDS encoding selenium metabolism-associated LysR family transcriptional regulator, producing MNFHQLHIFYTVAERGSFSAAAQALHMTQPAVTMQIQTLEDYFGTKLLHRSTKKIELSEAGATLLPFAKKSMELIREADEAMSAFTHMLEGRLHIGASLTIGEYIVPRMLGPFGQEYPHIHMAMNVMNTTQIMDDILKHQLNLGLIEAPVQHPDIVVETVMQDELKLIVPSGHVLAKAKKVVLEDVFKHPFIAREKGSGTRQVIEDGLKNRGVDASRLSIVMEMGSTGAVKSAVEAGLGITMLSPSSVKHEVALGLLKIVNISDITFKREFYAIHLKSALLPIPVVTFLSYLRRHDQGGDVFGDPVDGPAGMKEEENVQ
- a CDS encoding PHP domain-containing protein, translated to MKEQTHLKRYDLHTHTQASDGMQPPADNVRWAKEKGLVGVAITDHDTVAGLEEALEEGRRTGITVIPGVEISTRTSGKDIHILGYYMDYHNKEFLKRLEKLRQARDTRNDLILSRLRSLGVDITLEEVVATMGRPLAPDESIGRPHMADTLVQKGYAKDMRDAFDRYLAEGAPGYVSVPRVEPAEAISWIREAGGVPVVAHPGLYGDDGLVRSIIEQAKPAGLEVRHSDHDAATEKRYAAMAAHYGLIATGGSDFHGARQGVIFHGDLGSRSVNDQVVEDLRKAAAEQK
- a CDS encoding Rqc2 family fibronectin-binding protein codes for the protein MALDGIVTRAIVHELQSIRGGRINKIHQPNDHDMVLNMRAQGGSIKLLLSANPTFPRVHFTEQNFLNPTEAPMFCMLLRKHCEGGIIENITQVGMERIIHMDVRQRDELGDISLKRIIIELMGRHSNIILLDPETGVILDGIHHVTPSISSYRVIMPGFQYTEPPEQNKLNPLETEEATFVSSYQTAMEAGEAPKRWIVNTFTGLSPLIAEEILARVSNKATDDDHHQLWSTFSHMMDDVLNHRFQPVSGLNAQEKAIFSVIPLTLIQGERKEYATISKCMEDFFGEKAERDTVKQKVSDLLRFLQNERSKNVKKLDYLHQDLAEAEDADQFRIYGELLFASLHEVKKGDKEVTLTNFYDEEQRQLTIPLDPLLGPSDNAQRYFKKYNKYKNSLAVIDEQLEKTNEEIRYMDNLLQQLAHASMNDIEEIREELVQQGYLRDRVKKGKKKKKNDRPTLHVYTSSEGIELLVGKNNLQNEYVTNRLAGPNDTWLHTKDIPGSHVVIRAEQFGDATLEEAAQLAAYFSQAKQSSSVPVDATLIRHVRKPSGAKPGFVIYDHQRTLFITPDEELVKSLPNRIKNN